Genomic window (SAR324 cluster bacterium):
TGCAGTACCTGACAATATTAAATTAGTTGATGATTGATTTAAGTGATTCTTGGGAAGTTTTTGTGCACAATCACTGTTATTGATCGACTCGTCGGGCAAGATAGTGTTACAGAATATAGCGCCTGATAAATTGGTTCTGGACATTCTAGCTCCAGACAGGTTGGCACTTGTGAGGTTAGCGCCGGTCAGATTGGCCCGATTCAGATTGGCTGCTGTCAAGTTGGCTTTGGTGAGGTTTGCCTCAGTCAGATTAGCTTCATACAGATTAGCTCCGTACAAGTTGGAATTTACCAGTTTGGCTTCAGATATTTGAGCTTTATATAGATAGGTGACTCTCAATTCAGCTCCAGACAGATCACAGCGCCTACATTTTCTGGTTTCCAGTAATTTTTCTATGACTGTTTTCCCATTTGATAATTTATCAATCACTGATTTGACCTGCTGCTCACAGCTACTGTTATTGATTGAGCCATCTGGCATGGTGGTGTTACAAAATTTAGCTCCCCAAAGGTAAGCACTGTTGAGGTTGGCACCTTTCAAAGTAGCACCCCTTAAATCAGCCCCAGTCAAGTCAGCCCCTGAAGTTTAGCAAAATTCAAATTGGCCCGATTCAGTCTTGCATTATTCAGCTTTGCACCAATCAAGTTAGCTCTAATTAAATTGACATCGTTTAGCTTCGCTTCACGAAAGTCAGTTGAAAGAAGGTTGCAACCAACACATTCCCTAATCTCTAGCAATTTCTTTTTGGCTGCTTCACCAAATAAAACTTCACTATTTGCTGAACTGTCTTTGGGTAACTGATCCTTTACTGAATTTGATACAGCATCTACTGGCTCTTCTGTCGATGAAGAGGTTGCTAGTGCGATCAGCTTAAGTTTGGCTAAGTTACTTTGAGGAGCTTCTGGAAACATCCTGAGAAATTCTTCAAATGCTTTTGAGTCTTCCAAGTCCTTGATGACATCCCAAGCCTGAGCGGCAAAGTCCTGATCAGATGATGTAGCAGGTGCAACCAGTTTGGGCTTTGCTGTGACAACAACCTCAGGTAGGACAAAGAAGAAATCCCCAGTCACCGAGGACGCATCCCACGGCACCTGCTTATCATTGCTCTCCCGCTGAACATCCGAACGGACTCGCTTGAAAACTTCCTCCAGCTTCAAGCCTGGAGTCTTCATGTGTTCCAGCAACTTCGCTGTGAACAGGCCGTTGTCGCCCTCCCCATCGGCTGCCACATTCCCAGGAGCTGTTGCATACGAGATGAACGATCCCGTTGGCGCAATCACCTGAGCCAAACCTCGACTCTCACTCCGAAAACTTCTCGCAAAAGGGTTATTGCGGCAGGCATCCAGAATCACGATATTCATCCCGTTGCCAGCTGCTTCCATCTGACCCAATAGCTTGCCGACTGGAATGGCGTCGTAGCGTACATCGGTCTCTGTGCTTGGGTTGATATCCACTGGGAGTAAGTAGTTCTCCCCAGCGACCTGCATCCCGTGTCCTGCGTAGTAGAAGAGACCAACCCCATTCTGATCACGCAAACGACTGCCAAAGCGCCGTAGGGCTTGCTCCATCTGACGTTGATTGACATCTAGCAGGGTGGTTACTTCAAAGCCAAATTGTTGCAGGGTGGAGCCAATCGCATTGGCATCGTTGACAGGATTTTTGAGAGGAGAGGTGTGGGTATAAGCCGAGTTGCCAACGACGAGAGCCTGCTTAGGACCACCTGGGCTACTCGGTCGGGTCGCAGCACGCTCCCGAGCGGCCACCACCGTCAAATTCATTAATACCCAGATCATCAGTAGAGAGGTTGAGACTCTATACATAAATCTTATAAGGCGTAAGATTGTA
Coding sequences:
- a CDS encoding pentapeptide repeat-containing protein, translating into MTGADLRGATLKGANLNSAYLWGAKFCNTTMPDGSINNSSCEQQVKSVIDKLSNGKTVIEKLLETRKCRRCDLSGAELRVTYLYKAQISEAKLVNSNLYGANLYEANLTEANLTKANLTAANLNRANLTGANLTSANLSGARMSRTNLSGAIFCNTILPDESINNSDCAQKLPKNHLNQSSTNLILSGTAARRKLLKIKECNSCDLKGANLNRANLFRAKMLGAKLQGASLIRTKLNKATLYSAKLNSADLTKANLRGADLRGANLHEADLRDAMIYGAKLYSIKLNDVSLSESDLREAKINSVRFCRTIMPDGSINNDDC
- a CDS encoding caspase family protein, with the translated sequence MNLTVVAARERAATRPSSPGGPKQALVVGNSAYTHTSPLKNPVNDANAIGSTLQQFGFEVTTLLDVNQRQMEQALRRFGSRLRDQNGVGLFYYAGHGMQVAGENYLLPVDINPSTETDVRYDAIPVGKLLGQMEAAGNGMNIVILDACRNNPFARSFRSESRGLAQVIAPTGSFISYATAPGNVAADGEGDNGLFTAKLLEHMKTPGLKLEEVFKRVRSDVQRESNDKQVPWDASSVTGDFFFVLPEVVVTAKPKLVAPATSSDQDFAAQAWDVIKDLEDSKAFEEFLRMFPEAPQSNLAKLKLIALATSSSTEEPVDAVSNSVKDQLPKDSSANSEVLFGEAAKKKLLEIRECVGCNLLSTDFREAKLNDVNLIRANLIGAKLNNARLNRANLNFAKLQGLT